In bacterium, the genomic stretch AGAATTCCTGAATGAGAAAATTCCGGTGCCCGAGCATGTGTTTATACCCCGCCCGGAAACGGAGGAGTGGGTCGCTTGGCTGATTTCGCTTCCGGAAACCCTTTTCCCAATACAAAAGCCGCCGGAACGAATTTTCGAGATCGGAGTCGGCTCCGGGGTCATTGTAAACTCCTTACTCAAACATTGGAAGAATACCACTGCTGTCGGTATCGATATCAGCGAAGCGGCGATACAAAACGCCGGTGTCGTGGCAAAATCGCTGCGTAACGAAAACCGTCTTTCACTCCAAAAAATTCGCGCCGGGAAATTTTCCTTAAACCCCAACGAAAAGCGATTCGATTTGGTCGTATCCAATCCCCCTTACATTGCCGAAACCGAGCGCAGCTTGCTCGCTCCCGAAGTCTTAAATGATCCGCCGGAAGCGCTATTCGGCGGTACCGACGGATTGGAAGCGTATCGCACCTTTGCCATAAAACTGCCGGAATGGTTACAACCAAACGGAGCTTTTGCTTTTGAGATTGGTTATCAACAAG encodes the following:
- the prmC gene encoding peptide chain release factor N(5)-glutamine methyltransferase; the encoded protein is MKTVRDVLLSSQQYLEQTGNFLPADARREAEFLIAAVLGCKRIEVYLRHDQPLREQELSLLRDYLKARGKHIPFQRIVGTVEFLNEKIPVPEHVFIPRPETEEWVAWLISLPETLFPIQKPPERIFEIGVGSGVIVNSLLKHWKNTTAVGIDISEAAIQNAGVVAKSLRNENRLSLQKIRAGKFSLNPNEKRFDLVVSNPPYIAETERSLLAPEVLNDPPEALFGGTDGLEAYRTFAIKLPEWLQPNGAFAFEIGYQQADSVTAILQPIAKSIFVRNDLAGLPRLIGGILA